In Massilia violaceinigra, one DNA window encodes the following:
- a CDS encoding OsmC family protein, translating into MSITVKRDLSQAMRHIVHVRNHLIPADGSVEEGGADAGPSPHDLYDAALGACKALTVVWYAKRKGIPVEDIEVSIERDASEERKGVYRLSAALQFGGELSDEQRADLMAAAEKCPIQKLMTGVTTEITTTQVQP; encoded by the coding sequence ATGTCCATTACTGTCAAGCGCGATTTGTCGCAAGCGATGCGCCATATCGTCCACGTGCGCAACCACCTAATCCCGGCCGATGGCTCGGTCGAGGAGGGCGGCGCCGATGCCGGTCCGTCCCCGCACGACCTGTACGACGCGGCGCTGGGCGCCTGCAAAGCCCTCACCGTGGTTTGGTACGCGAAGCGCAAGGGCATTCCGGTCGAGGATATCGAAGTGAGCATCGAGCGCGATGCCAGCGAAGAGCGCAAGGGCGTGTACCGCCTGTCGGCCGCGCTGCAATTCGGTGGCGAGCTGTCCGACGAACAGCGCGCCGACCTGATGGCCGCCGCCGAAAAATGCCCCATTCAAAAGCTGATGACCGGCGTCACCACCGAGATCACCACCACCCAGGTGCAGCCATGA
- a CDS encoding pirin family protein has product MSIAYFFKPHEKDIGGGFRVRRVLPAAAKQAVGPFIFFDHFGPIDAPAEANHDVRPHPHIGLATVTYLYEGAMEHRDSVGSVQRIEPGAINWMTAGSGIVHSERTPLDLAGKPRRSHGLQLWAALPRAHEEDAPSFSHTPASSIPLAQLDGALVRVLIGSAFGQTSPVATFSETLYLDIALDAGRSIELDDLPPEAAIYPVSGEIAIDGELLAPHTMAYLDAGTGTSVYSSAGAQFVVIGGAPLDGHRHMVWNFVSSSKERIARACDDWERQRFDKVPGETECIPLPKR; this is encoded by the coding sequence ATGAGCATCGCCTACTTTTTCAAGCCGCACGAGAAGGATATCGGCGGCGGCTTTCGCGTGCGCCGCGTGCTGCCGGCGGCGGCCAAGCAGGCGGTCGGGCCGTTCATTTTTTTCGACCACTTCGGTCCCATCGATGCGCCGGCCGAGGCCAATCACGATGTGCGCCCGCATCCCCACATCGGGCTGGCCACGGTGACCTATCTGTACGAAGGCGCGATGGAGCACCGCGACAGCGTCGGTTCGGTGCAGCGCATCGAGCCGGGCGCGATCAACTGGATGACGGCCGGCAGCGGCATCGTCCATTCCGAACGCACCCCGCTTGACCTGGCCGGCAAGCCGCGCCGCTCGCACGGCCTGCAGCTGTGGGCCGCGCTGCCGCGCGCGCACGAGGAAGACGCGCCGAGCTTTTCGCACACGCCGGCCAGCAGCATCCCGCTGGCGCAGCTCGACGGCGCGCTGGTGCGCGTGCTGATCGGCAGCGCCTTCGGCCAGACCTCGCCGGTGGCGACCTTCAGCGAAACGCTGTACCTCGACATTGCGCTCGACGCGGGCCGCAGCATCGAACTCGACGACCTGCCGCCGGAAGCGGCGATCTATCCGGTCTCCGGCGAGATCGCCATCGACGGCGAGCTGCTGGCGCCGCACACGATGGCGTATCTCGACGCCGGCACCGGCACGAGCGTGTACAGCAGCGCCGGCGCGCAGTTCGTGGTCATCGGCGGCGCGCCGCTGGACGGCCATCGCCACATGGTCTGGAACTTCGTCTCGTCGAGCAAGGAGCGCATCGCGCGCGCGTGCGACGATTGGGAGCGGCAGCGCTTCGACAAGGTGCCCGGCGAGACCGAATGCATTCCCTTGCCCAAGCGCTAA